A portion of the Bifidobacterium lemurum genome contains these proteins:
- a CDS encoding alpha-N-arabinofuranosidase, with translation MTTFIDPSREIGRIDPKLHGQFIEFLGECIDEGLWVGEDSPIENEHGYRKATLDALRALEPPLLRWPGGCYADTYHWRDGVGPRTERKTTFNENFATYELDDHSFGTDEFLRLCEMLGAEPWININMLSGTVAEMKEWMEYCNREQPTDVALERARNGHEAPYGVKYWGIGNEVWAGGGTMTPSTYMDEYRRFASAMPKFTTDVFAPSPMYAIACGPDGNKPREREAWTQDFFRALAEYRQPPSNGYDLHFYNWNVDNDADTPTEFDEDGWNTVIDGCLELEDILRDQWRLMQDGLALIHEPEVAMDTKLEHVDLIIGEWGNWHKTAFFARPALRQQVTMRDAVTTALTLDLLQRNCDKVSMACNAQTINVLNSLVLTEGEATILTPNYDVFMMYKAHRDAVALDVPRQDAADESVYTFASKSQDGKELLVDLTNAHMNDAAEITVVIPAVARVEEATVLAAADPHDCNTAEQTDLIRARTVPVADMVKATAAGSGTELVVSLAPASVNTLRIALD, from the coding sequence ATGACCACATTCATCGATCCGAGCCGCGAGATCGGGCGCATCGACCCCAAGCTGCACGGGCAGTTCATCGAATTCCTCGGCGAATGCATCGACGAGGGCCTGTGGGTGGGGGAGGACTCGCCCATCGAGAACGAACACGGCTACCGCAAGGCCACGCTCGACGCGCTGCGCGCCCTCGAACCCCCGCTGCTGCGCTGGCCCGGCGGTTGCTACGCCGACACCTACCACTGGCGTGACGGCGTGGGGCCGCGGACCGAACGCAAAACCACGTTCAACGAGAACTTCGCCACCTACGAGCTCGACGACCACAGCTTCGGCACCGACGAATTCCTGCGTCTGTGTGAGATGCTTGGCGCCGAGCCGTGGATCAACATCAACATGCTGTCCGGCACCGTGGCGGAGATGAAGGAATGGATGGAGTACTGCAACCGCGAACAGCCCACCGATGTGGCGCTCGAGCGCGCGCGCAACGGCCATGAGGCGCCCTACGGCGTCAAATACTGGGGCATCGGCAACGAGGTGTGGGCCGGCGGCGGCACCATGACCCCATCCACCTATATGGACGAATACCGCCGCTTCGCCTCCGCGATGCCGAAGTTCACCACCGACGTGTTCGCGCCCTCGCCGATGTACGCCATCGCCTGCGGTCCCGACGGCAACAAACCGCGCGAACGCGAGGCGTGGACGCAGGACTTCTTCCGCGCGCTCGCTGAATACCGCCAGCCTCCCAGCAACGGCTACGATCTGCACTTCTACAACTGGAACGTGGACAACGACGCCGACACCCCGACCGAATTCGACGAGGACGGCTGGAACACCGTGATCGACGGCTGTCTGGAACTGGAGGACATCCTGCGCGACCAGTGGCGGCTGATGCAGGACGGGCTCGCCCTGATCCACGAGCCCGAAGTCGCCATGGACACCAAACTCGAGCATGTCGACCTGATCATCGGCGAATGGGGCAACTGGCACAAGACCGCGTTCTTCGCCCGTCCGGCATTAAGACAGCAGGTGACCATGCGCGACGCGGTCACCACCGCGCTCACGCTCGACCTACTGCAGCGCAACTGCGACAAGGTGTCGATGGCCTGCAACGCGCAGACCATCAACGTGCTCAATTCGCTGGTGCTCACCGAAGGCGAGGCCACCATCCTCACGCCGAACTACGACGTGTTCATGATGTACAAGGCGCACCGCGACGCCGTCGCACTCGACGTGCCGCGTCAGGACGCCGCCGACGAATCGGTCTACACCTTCGCCTCCAAGTCGCAGGACGGCAAGGAGCTGCTCGTCGACCTCACCAATGCGCATATGAACGACGCCGCCGAGATCACCGTGGTGATTCCGGCCGTCGCGCGCGTCGAAGAGGCTACCGTGCTGGCCGCCGCGGATCCGCACGATTGCAACACCGCGGAGCAGACCGATCTGATCCGCGCCCGCACGGTGCCGGTTGCCGACATGGTGAAGGCGACCGCCGCCGGTTCCGGCACCGAACTGGTCGTCTCCCTCGCCCCCGCTTCGGTGAACACGCTGCGCATCGCGCTGGACTGA
- a CDS encoding MFS transporter, whose translation MSQVVQPASGTGTLSKTNRVRFCIAFFVFSFCWMLALQVVAAVLLPQRLADIAPDSKDAIFGVLNSATALASLISNLVVGNLSDRTRSVFGRRTPWIASGGILAGITLFGVGVLPNGFLIGVSYCLAMVGLNMMIAPIIASLSDRVPESMRGTMSAFISAGTLFGSALGQIVGARFITMQLPGFIVSGVVMALSGVLAVLFWPKEDSSKDMPKTEGSLKDLLVSFRPPTKGARDFWLAFAGRSLLLFSYYMILNYQLYILQDYIGQSVEDSAVTISTMSLVLMVVSLISALSAGPISDKIGRRKIPVVIASILLAIGYALPWLMQSPLGMILFSAIGGFGYGMYGSVDQALNVDVLPNEEEAGKDLGILNIATTLGQMVGPIVTSAIVVATGSYQLVFPTAIVLVALACVFIMMIKKVK comes from the coding sequence ATGTCTCAGGTCGTTCAGCCCGCTTCGGGCACGGGCACGCTGTCGAAGACGAACAGGGTGCGGTTCTGCATCGCGTTCTTCGTCTTCTCGTTCTGCTGGATGCTGGCTCTTCAGGTTGTGGCGGCGGTGCTGCTGCCGCAGCGTCTGGCCGACATCGCCCCCGATTCCAAAGACGCGATCTTCGGTGTGCTCAACTCCGCCACCGCCCTCGCCTCGCTGATCTCGAACCTCGTGGTCGGCAACCTCTCCGACCGCACCCGCTCCGTCTTCGGCCGCCGCACCCCGTGGATCGCCTCCGGCGGCATCCTCGCCGGCATCACCCTGTTCGGCGTGGGCGTGCTGCCCAACGGCTTCCTCATCGGCGTGAGCTACTGTCTGGCCATGGTGGGGCTCAACATGATGATCGCGCCGATCATCGCCTCGCTTTCCGACCGCGTGCCTGAAAGCATGCGCGGCACCATGAGCGCGTTCATCTCCGCCGGCACCCTGTTCGGCTCCGCTCTCGGCCAGATCGTGGGCGCGCGGTTCATCACCATGCAGCTGCCCGGCTTCATCGTCTCCGGCGTGGTGATGGCGCTTTCCGGCGTGCTCGCCGTCCTCTTCTGGCCCAAGGAGGACTCCAGCAAGGACATGCCCAAGACGGAGGGCAGCCTCAAGGACCTGCTGGTCAGCTTCCGCCCGCCGACCAAGGGCGCGCGCGACTTCTGGCTCGCCTTCGCCGGGCGTTCCCTGCTGCTGTTCAGCTACTACATGATCCTCAACTACCAGCTGTATATCCTGCAGGACTACATCGGCCAAAGCGTCGAGGACTCCGCCGTCACCATCTCCACCATGAGCCTGGTGCTGATGGTCGTCTCTCTGATCTCCGCCCTCTCCGCGGGCCCCATCTCCGACAAGATCGGCCGCCGCAAGATTCCGGTCGTCATCGCCAGCATCCTGCTCGCCATCGGCTACGCCCTGCCCTGGCTGATGCAGAGCCCGCTCGGCATGATCCTCTTCAGCGCCATCGGCGGCTTCGGCTACGGCATGTACGGCTCCGTGGACCAGGCCCTCAACGTCGACGTGCTGCCCAACGAGGAGGAGGCCGGTAAGGACCTCGGCATCCTCAACATCGCCACCACCCTCGGCCAGATGGTCGGTCCGATCGTCACCTCCGCCATCGTGGTCGCCACCGGCTCCTACCAGCTGGTGTTCCCGACCGCCATCGTGCTGGTCGCGCTCGCCTGCGTCTTCATCATGATGATCAAGAAGGTCAAGTAG